A single genomic interval of Alistipes provencensis harbors:
- a CDS encoding DUF1015 domain-containing protein: protein MVRIKPFRAVRPPQEHAAEVASRPYDVLNSAEAKAEATERSLLHIIKPEIDFEPIADEHSEPVYDKAVENFRKWQSEGWLRQDPEEYYYIYAQTMEGRTQYGLAMCCHFEDYLSGAIKKHELTRPDKEEDRMIHVRNQQANIEPVFFAYPDNAEIDAIVADVVKNNAPEYDFTAADGFGHQLWVIRDRKTNDRITELFAGIPALYVADGHHRTAAAARVGAECRAKNPNHSGCEEYCYFLAVTFPANQLRIIDYNRVVKDLNGLTPAELLEKLKESFTVEDKGTEEYRPTALHNFAMYLDGRWWSLTAKPGTYDDNDPIGVLDVTVLSNLVLDRILDIKDLRTSKRIDFVGGIRGLGELKRRVDSGEMKAAFALYPVSMEQLIRIADTGNIMPPKTTWFEPKLRSGVVIHSFEEK from the coding sequence ATGGTACGAATAAAACCTTTCCGCGCGGTCCGTCCGCCGCAGGAGCATGCCGCCGAGGTAGCGTCGCGTCCCTACGACGTGTTGAATTCCGCCGAGGCCAAGGCCGAGGCTACGGAGCGTTCGCTGTTGCACATCATCAAACCCGAGATCGATTTCGAGCCCATCGCCGACGAACATTCCGAGCCGGTTTACGACAAGGCGGTGGAGAATTTCCGCAAATGGCAGTCCGAGGGATGGCTCCGGCAGGACCCCGAGGAGTACTATTATATCTATGCGCAGACGATGGAGGGCCGCACGCAGTACGGACTGGCGATGTGCTGCCACTTCGAGGATTACCTCTCGGGGGCGATCAAGAAGCACGAGCTGACGCGGCCCGACAAGGAGGAGGACCGCATGATCCACGTCCGCAACCAGCAGGCCAACATCGAGCCGGTGTTCTTCGCCTACCCCGATAATGCCGAGATCGACGCCATCGTCGCCGACGTGGTGAAGAACAACGCTCCGGAGTACGATTTCACGGCCGCCGACGGCTTCGGGCACCAGTTGTGGGTCATCCGCGACCGGAAGACCAACGACCGCATCACGGAGCTGTTCGCAGGCATCCCGGCGCTGTATGTCGCCGACGGACACCACCGCACGGCTGCCGCCGCCCGCGTGGGGGCCGAGTGCCGCGCGAAGAACCCGAACCACTCGGGCTGCGAGGAGTACTGCTATTTCCTCGCCGTGACCTTCCCGGCCAACCAACTGCGCATCATCGACTACAACCGCGTGGTGAAGGACCTGAACGGCCTGACGCCCGCCGAACTCCTCGAAAAACTGAAGGAGTCGTTCACGGTCGAGGACAAGGGAACGGAGGAGTACCGCCCCACGGCCCTGCACAACTTTGCGATGTATCTCGACGGCCGCTGGTGGAGCCTGACGGCCAAGCCGGGCACCTATGACGACAACGACCCGATCGGGGTGCTGGACGTCACGGTGCTGTCGAATCTGGTGCTGGACAGGATTCTGGACATCAAGGATCTGCGCACGTCGAAGCGCATCGACTTCGTGGGCGGCATCCGCGGTCTGGGCGAATTGAAACGCCGTGTCGACAGCGGGGAGATGAAGGCGGCTTTCGCCCTCTATCCCGTCTCGATGGAACAACTTATCCGAATCGCCGACACGGGCAACATCATGCCTCCGAAGACGACGTGGTTCGAACCCAAGCTCCGCTCGGGGGTGGTGATCCACTCGTTCGAAGAAAAATAA
- a CDS encoding LTA synthase family protein produces the protein MGRYGRIATYLLLTLAFYITLTIVDEVWDIYHHHYFAIWAQRAADAMLLALPVWFLYRKRWLFLWIVLVNLYLLSNVWYYRIYYSIMPLNSYLMVNNLRGLGPSICASMRASDLWIVFPSVCFAAGYILFGRRISGGGGRRLRTTGLTVSLLLIVVTTIPPYFNDPNEFKHPWPWFRNEIMVGLHKYGLIGYWSYQAAYLHGCSAEESEYAAQFVEAAERRASREPIVADHRRNLIVVLAESLGSWPIGLEIDGTEATPFLNSLARDTSVLYFPRVLPQVKDGRSSDAQLMLNAGLLPLESGAAASLYGCRNTYPALPKALARRGYTSASLICDSRHYWNQEATSKSYGFDRYHYELSRGPMRRADEELYKNGLEILKELPQPFYAQMVTMSGHGPYTKSDIESPLNNADIPDEEAKYYLVTAQYVDRCLGGFIDSLKACGLYDRSIIVITGDHDSITRNQYEGREKRELSDRYIPLFILNAPLKAETGNVIAQIDIYPSLLDLMHAQDYDFHGLGESVFRHQSDCAADHSSGWVGGNRSDSVRQYRKELWRVSDILLRTDYFKSRL, from the coding sequence ATGGGCCGTTATGGAAGGATAGCGACCTATCTGCTGCTGACACTGGCTTTCTACATCACCCTGACGATCGTAGATGAGGTATGGGACATTTACCATCACCACTATTTTGCCATCTGGGCCCAGCGTGCCGCGGACGCCATGCTGCTGGCGCTTCCCGTCTGGTTTCTGTACCGGAAACGCTGGTTGTTTCTCTGGATCGTGCTGGTTAATCTCTACCTGCTGTCGAACGTCTGGTATTACCGTATTTATTACAGCATCATGCCGCTGAACTCCTACCTGATGGTGAACAACCTCCGGGGGCTCGGCCCGAGCATCTGCGCCTCGATGCGGGCCTCAGACCTGTGGATCGTGTTTCCGTCGGTTTGTTTTGCCGCAGGGTATATCCTTTTCGGACGCCGTATATCGGGAGGGGGGGGGAGACGCCTCCGCACCACGGGTTTGACCGTCAGCCTGCTGCTGATCGTCGTCACCACCATTCCACCGTATTTCAATGACCCCAATGAGTTCAAACACCCATGGCCTTGGTTCCGGAACGAAATCATGGTGGGCCTTCACAAATACGGACTGATCGGCTACTGGTCCTATCAGGCCGCCTACCTGCACGGATGTTCGGCGGAGGAGAGCGAATATGCCGCGCAGTTCGTCGAAGCCGCGGAGCGCCGCGCCTCCCGGGAACCGATCGTGGCGGACCATCGCCGAAACCTGATCGTCGTGCTGGCGGAATCGTTGGGCAGTTGGCCGATCGGACTGGAGATCGACGGCACGGAGGCAACGCCCTTCCTGAATTCGCTGGCCCGGGACACCAGCGTACTCTATTTCCCGCGGGTGCTGCCGCAGGTGAAGGACGGGCGGTCGTCCGACGCACAACTGATGCTCAACGCCGGACTGCTGCCGCTTGAAAGCGGGGCGGCAGCCAGCCTTTACGGCTGCCGGAATACCTATCCGGCGTTACCCAAAGCACTGGCCCGGAGAGGATATACCTCCGCATCGCTGATCTGCGACTCCCGCCACTACTGGAATCAGGAGGCCACCTCGAAGAGTTACGGATTCGACAGATATCATTACGAACTGAGCCGCGGACCGATGCGCCGCGCCGATGAGGAACTGTACAAAAACGGACTCGAAATCCTGAAGGAACTCCCGCAGCCGTTCTATGCCCAGATGGTTACGATGTCGGGACACGGACCATACACGAAGTCGGATATCGAAAGTCCGCTGAACAATGCCGACATCCCGGACGAAGAGGCCAAATACTATCTGGTCACTGCGCAGTATGTGGACCGCTGTCTCGGCGGGTTCATCGACTCGCTCAAGGCGTGCGGGCTCTACGACAGGAGCATCATCGTCATCACGGGCGACCATGACTCCATTACCCGCAACCAGTACGAAGGGCGCGAAAAACGGGAGTTGAGCGACCGTTACATCCCGCTCTTCATCCTCAATGCACCGCTGAAGGCCGAAACGGGAAACGTCATCGCACAGATCGACATCTATCCCAGCCTGCTCGACCTGATGCACGCACAGGACTACGATTTTCACGGGTTGGGCGAGAGCGTTTTCCGTCACCAGAGCGACTGCGCCGCCGACCACTCCAGCGGCTGGGTGGGCGGCAACCGGAGCGATTCGGTCCGGCAATACCGGAAAGAGCTGTGGCGGGTCTCGGACATCCTGCTGCGAACCGACTATTTCAAATCCCGGCTGTAA
- the gmk gene encoding guanylate kinase, translating into MGKVIIFSAPSGSGKTTIVRHLLERYPQLEFSISATSRAPRGQERDGVDYYFLSQEEFMKAVAENRFVEWEEVYKGTCYGTLRSEVERIWAKGHVIVFDVDVIGGINLKRIFGDDACSVFVMPPSIEELRRRLVTRGTDAPEVIERRVAKAEFELTKAPEFDHVVVNDCLEEAVGGTCSILDQFIAR; encoded by the coding sequence ATGGGAAAAGTCATCATATTCTCGGCCCCGAGCGGCTCGGGCAAAACCACGATCGTCCGGCACCTGCTGGAGCGTTATCCTCAGTTGGAGTTCTCCATCTCGGCGACCAGCCGCGCACCCCGCGGACAGGAGCGCGACGGAGTGGATTACTATTTCCTTTCGCAGGAGGAGTTCATGAAGGCCGTGGCCGAAAACCGCTTCGTGGAGTGGGAGGAGGTCTACAAAGGCACCTGCTACGGCACGCTGCGCAGCGAGGTCGAGCGCATCTGGGCCAAGGGCCATGTGATCGTCTTCGACGTCGACGTGATCGGCGGCATCAACCTCAAGCGCATCTTCGGCGACGACGCCTGCTCGGTGTTCGTCATGCCGCCCTCGATCGAGGAGCTGCGCCGGAGGCTCGTCACCCGCGGCACCGACGCCCCGGAGGTGATCGAGCGCCGCGTAGCCAAGGCGGAATTCGAACTGACGAAGGCCCCGGAGTTCGACCATGTGGTCGTCAACGACTGTCTCGAAGAGGCCGTGGGCGGTACATGCAGTATTCTCGACCAATTCATCGCGCGGTAG
- a CDS encoding thiamine pyrophosphate-dependent enzyme has product MAEVEIKKENLVYTKPALITDNVMHYCPGCSHGTVHKLVAEVIEEMGLAEKTVGVSPVGCSVFAYNYIDIDWIEAAHGRALAVATAVKRLYPQNLVFTYQGDGDLSAIGTAESIHAAARGENVVAIYINNAIYGMTGGQMAPTTLLGMKTATTPYGRDPRLNGYPYKIAEMMAHLDGATYITRQSVHTAANVRKCKKAIRKAFENSMAGNGFSMVEVVSTCNSGWKLSPVASNQWLAENMLPYYPLGDIKDVKNE; this is encoded by the coding sequence ATGGCAGAGGTTGAAATCAAAAAGGAGAATCTGGTTTATACGAAACCGGCGCTCATCACCGATAATGTCATGCACTACTGCCCCGGTTGCAGCCACGGTACGGTGCATAAGCTCGTCGCCGAGGTCATCGAGGAGATGGGGCTCGCGGAGAAGACCGTGGGCGTTTCGCCCGTGGGCTGCTCGGTGTTCGCCTACAACTACATCGACATCGACTGGATCGAGGCGGCGCACGGACGCGCACTGGCCGTTGCGACGGCCGTGAAGCGGCTCTACCCGCAGAATCTGGTCTTCACCTATCAGGGCGACGGCGACCTGTCGGCCATCGGTACGGCGGAGTCGATCCATGCGGCGGCGCGCGGCGAGAACGTCGTGGCGATTTATATTAATAATGCGATTTACGGCATGACCGGCGGCCAGATGGCCCCGACCACCCTGCTGGGCATGAAGACCGCGACGACCCCCTACGGACGCGATCCGCGGCTGAACGGCTATCCCTACAAGATTGCCGAGATGATGGCCCATCTGGACGGTGCCACCTACATCACGCGCCAGAGCGTGCATACGGCGGCCAACGTGCGCAAGTGCAAGAAGGCGATTCGCAAGGCGTTCGAGAACTCGATGGCCGGCAACGGTTTCTCGATGGTCGAGGTCGTCTCGACCTGCAACAGCGGCTGGAAACTCTCGCCCGTGGCTTCGAATCAGTGGCTGGCCGAGAACATGCTGCCCTACTACCCGCTGGGCGATATCAAGGACGTTAAAAACGAGTAA
- a CDS encoding 2-oxoacid:acceptor oxidoreductase family protein, with the protein MKETLIIAGFGGQGVLSMGKILAYSGVMQDFEVTWMPSYGPEMRGGTANVTVILSDRKISSPIAHEFDTAIILNQQSMEKFEPMVKPGGVLIYDTNGITRHPVRKDIEVYAIDATAECAKMGQAKLFNTMILGGYLKVRPVVGMENVMVGLKKSLPERAWKMLPANEEAIKHGGEIIRKVR; encoded by the coding sequence ATGAAAGAGACGTTGATAATTGCAGGATTCGGAGGACAGGGCGTCCTCTCGATGGGTAAGATTCTGGCTTACTCGGGCGTAATGCAGGATTTCGAGGTGACGTGGATGCCCTCCTACGGTCCCGAGATGCGCGGCGGCACGGCCAACGTGACAGTGATTCTTTCCGATAGGAAGATTTCGTCGCCCATTGCCCACGAGTTCGATACGGCGATCATCCTGAACCAGCAGTCGATGGAGAAATTCGAGCCGATGGTCAAGCCCGGCGGCGTGCTGATCTACGACACGAACGGCATCACGCGCCATCCGGTGCGCAAGGATATCGAGGTCTACGCGATCGACGCCACGGCCGAGTGTGCGAAGATGGGCCAGGCCAAGCTGTTCAACACGATGATTCTGGGCGGTTACCTCAAGGTGCGTCCTGTAGTCGGGATGGAGAACGTGATGGTGGGCCTGAAAAAGTCGCTCCCCGAGCGTGCGTGGAAGATGCTTCCGGCCAACGAGGAGGCCATCAAGCACGGCGGCGAGATCATCCGCAAAGTTCGCTGA
- a CDS encoding YicC/YloC family endoribonuclease: MTGFGKGEATLQNKKITVEIRSLNSKQMDLSLRLPAVYRQSENELRNVITRTLQRGKVDVFVSVESQTVETPARINREVFREYLRQMNDTLAFAGIDADYDAILPVIMRMPDVVSTESEAISEEEHTALIAAAEAAAAQLDAFRAQEGAILIADLLRRVELIEQYRDEVVPFEKARTETVRNRILDNLSKLPVDVDRNRLEQEMIFYLEKLDITEEKVRLTNHCKYFREVAAGEEGAGRKLGFIAQEMGREINTMGSKANESNIQILVVKMKDELEKIKEQVLNIL, from the coding sequence ATGACCGGCTTCGGCAAAGGCGAGGCCACGCTCCAAAATAAAAAGATCACGGTCGAGATCCGTTCGCTCAACTCCAAACAGATGGACCTCTCGCTGCGGCTTCCGGCCGTCTACCGCCAGTCGGAGAACGAACTCCGCAACGTCATCACGCGCACGCTCCAGCGGGGTAAGGTCGACGTCTTCGTCTCGGTGGAGTCGCAGACGGTCGAGACCCCGGCCCGCATCAACCGCGAGGTCTTCCGCGAATACCTGCGGCAGATGAACGACACGCTCGCGTTCGCAGGCATCGACGCCGATTACGACGCCATCCTGCCGGTCATCATGCGCATGCCCGACGTGGTGTCCACCGAGTCCGAAGCCATTTCGGAGGAGGAGCACACCGCGCTGATCGCCGCTGCGGAGGCCGCCGCCGCACAGCTCGACGCCTTCCGCGCACAGGAGGGGGCGATCCTGATCGCCGACCTGCTGCGCCGCGTGGAGCTGATCGAGCAGTACCGCGACGAGGTGGTTCCTTTCGAAAAGGCCCGCACGGAGACGGTCCGCAACCGCATTCTGGACAACCTCTCGAAACTCCCCGTCGACGTGGACCGCAACCGGCTGGAGCAGGAGATGATCTTCTACCTCGAGAAGCTGGACATCACCGAGGAGAAGGTGCGCCTCACCAACCACTGCAAATACTTCCGCGAGGTGGCCGCAGGGGAGGAGGGCGCAGGCCGCAAGCTGGGCTTCATCGCTCAGGAAATGGGCCGCGAGATCAACACGATGGGTTCGAAGGCCAACGAGTCGAACATCCAAATCCTCGTAGTCAAGATGAAGGACGAGCTGGAGAAGATCAAGGAACAAGTGTTGAATATATTGTAG
- a CDS encoding 3-methyl-2-oxobutanoate dehydrogenase subunit VorB → MAEKEVKLMKGNEVIAHAAIRYGCDGYFGYPITPQSEVMETLMELKPWETTGMVVLQAESEISSINMVYGGASTGKRVMTSSSSPGISLMSEGLSYLAGAELPCLIVNCQRGGPGLGTIQPSQGDYFQACKGGGHGDFHLIVLAPNSVQEMHDHVAEAFDLAFKYRNPALILADGAIGQMMEKVVLAPQRPRKTDEELKAECGSWATQGKPAGRARNIVTSLELQSEKMEIINKRLQEKYKALEENEVRYEAIECDDADYVIVAFGSSARICSATVEMARAEGLKVGLLRPITLYPFPKKQLAELAARGVKGFLSAELNAGQMVEDVRLAVNGKAPVEHYGRQGGMMFNPDEVLDALKEKLIKK, encoded by the coding sequence ATGGCAGAGAAGGAAGTAAAACTGATGAAAGGCAACGAAGTGATCGCCCATGCGGCCATTCGCTACGGTTGCGACGGATATTTCGGATATCCCATTACCCCGCAGTCGGAGGTGATGGAGACCCTGATGGAGCTCAAACCGTGGGAGACCACGGGCATGGTGGTGCTGCAGGCCGAGTCGGAGATCTCTTCGATCAACATGGTCTACGGCGGCGCCTCGACCGGCAAGCGGGTGATGACCTCGTCGTCGAGCCCCGGCATCAGCCTGATGTCCGAGGGGCTGAGCTATCTGGCCGGTGCCGAGCTGCCCTGCCTGATCGTCAATTGCCAGCGCGGCGGTCCGGGGCTGGGTACGATTCAGCCCTCGCAGGGCGACTATTTTCAGGCCTGCAAGGGCGGCGGCCACGGTGATTTCCACCTGATCGTGCTGGCTCCGAACTCCGTGCAGGAGATGCACGACCATGTGGCCGAGGCGTTCGATCTGGCGTTCAAATACCGCAATCCGGCGCTGATCCTCGCCGACGGCGCCATCGGGCAGATGATGGAGAAGGTCGTGCTGGCGCCCCAGCGTCCGCGCAAGACCGACGAGGAGCTGAAGGCCGAGTGCGGTTCGTGGGCCACGCAGGGCAAACCCGCCGGCCGGGCGCGCAATATCGTGACCTCGCTCGAATTGCAGTCCGAGAAGATGGAGATCATCAACAAGCGCCTGCAGGAGAAATACAAGGCCCTTGAGGAGAACGAGGTGCGCTACGAAGCCATCGAGTGCGACGATGCCGACTACGTCATCGTGGCGTTCGGTTCGTCGGCCCGCATCTGCTCGGCGACGGTCGAAATGGCCCGCGCCGAGGGGCTGAAGGTCGGCCTGCTGCGTCCGATCACCCTCTACCCTTTCCCCAAGAAACAGCTTGCCGAACTGGCGGCCCGCGGCGTCAAGGGATTCCTCTCGGCCGAACTGAACGCCGGACAGATGGTCGAGGACGTGCGGCTTGCCGTCAACGGCAAAGCCCCCGTCGAGCATTACGGGCGTCAGGGCGGCATGATGTTCAATCCCGACGAGGTGCTCGACGCGCTCAAGGAAAAACTGATTAAAAAGTAA
- the serC gene encoding 3-phosphoserine/phosphohydroxythreonine transaminase — MKKHNFNAGPSILADEVIENAAKAILDFNGSGLSLLSISHRTKDFDAVMEEADQLFRELLHIPDNYKIIYLGGGASTYFYEIPANFLGKKAGYVNTGVWAKKAIKEAKRYGEVEVLASSEDKNFTYIPKGFAIPADLDYVHITSNNTIYGTEYHEDLSSPVPLVADMSSDILSRPVDVSKYAMIYGGAQKNLAPAGVAFAIIREDMLDKIVRDLPSMVSFRTHVENNSMFNTPPVFPIYVLKETLKWLKSIGGVPEIYRRNKEKAALLYDEIDRNPLFCGTAVKEDRSLMNICFVMAEGYEDLADEFMAFAKERGMVGIKGHRLVGGFRASCYNALPKSSVEALVACMREFAEKHA, encoded by the coding sequence ATGAAAAAGCACAATTTCAATGCGGGACCTTCCATCCTGGCGGACGAGGTCATCGAAAATGCGGCCAAGGCAATTCTCGACTTCAACGGATCGGGTCTTTCGCTGCTTTCGATCTCTCACCGGACGAAGGATTTCGACGCCGTGATGGAGGAAGCCGACCAGCTTTTCCGGGAATTGCTCCATATTCCGGACAACTACAAGATCATCTATCTGGGCGGCGGTGCAAGCACCTATTTTTATGAAATTCCCGCGAACTTTCTGGGCAAGAAGGCCGGTTATGTGAATACGGGTGTCTGGGCGAAGAAGGCCATCAAGGAGGCCAAGCGTTACGGCGAGGTCGAAGTGCTGGCATCGTCCGAGGACAAAAATTTCACCTACATTCCCAAGGGCTTCGCCATTCCGGCCGACCTGGACTATGTGCATATTACCTCTAATAATACGATTTACGGTACGGAGTACCACGAGGACCTCTCGTCGCCCGTGCCCCTCGTTGCCGACATGTCGTCGGACATCCTCTCCCGCCCGGTCGACGTTTCGAAATACGCCATGATCTACGGCGGAGCACAGAAAAACCTGGCTCCCGCGGGCGTGGCTTTCGCCATCATCCGCGAGGACATGCTCGACAAGATCGTCCGCGACCTGCCGTCGATGGTGTCGTTCCGCACCCATGTCGAGAACAACTCGATGTTCAACACCCCGCCCGTCTTCCCGATCTATGTGCTGAAGGAGACCCTCAAGTGGCTCAAGTCGATCGGCGGCGTTCCCGAGATCTACCGCCGCAACAAGGAGAAGGCCGCCCTGCTCTACGACGAGATCGACCGCAACCCGCTGTTCTGCGGTACGGCCGTCAAGGAGGACCGCTCGCTGATGAACATTTGTTTCGTGATGGCCGAGGGATACGAAGACCTCGCCGACGAGTTCATGGCGTTCGCCAAGGAGCGCGGCATGGTCGGCATCAAGGGCCACCGTCTGGTGGGCGGTTTCCGCGCGTCGTGCTACAACGCCCTGCCTAAGTCGAGTGTCGAGGCGCTGGTGGCCTGCATGCGGGAGTTCGCCGAAAAACACGCGTAA
- a CDS encoding peroxiredoxin yields the protein MEKNEQQMPRLGEPVPAFEAMTTRGKISFPGDYKGKWVILFSHPADFTPICTTEILTFGARMAEFRALNCELVGLSVDSRNSHIAWLKTIREKIEYKGMKDIKVEFPIIDDVAMKVATLYGMIQPGESQTAAVRAVFFVDPKGVLRAMIYYPLALGRNFDEIKRVLVGLQTIDAFGIALPADWRPGDEVIVPMKGDDQEKIPEGAKCYDWFFCTKPLPKEEIEKKIGK from the coding sequence ATGGAAAAGAACGAACAGCAGATGCCGCGTCTGGGCGAACCCGTTCCGGCATTCGAAGCGATGACCACCAGAGGGAAGATCAGCTTCCCGGGCGATTACAAGGGCAAATGGGTGATCTTGTTCAGCCATCCCGCCGACTTTACTCCGATCTGTACGACCGAGATACTTACGTTCGGAGCCCGCATGGCGGAGTTCCGGGCGCTGAACTGCGAATTGGTCGGTTTGTCCGTGGACAGCCGCAACAGCCATATCGCATGGCTGAAAACCATCCGCGAGAAAATCGAGTACAAGGGCATGAAGGATATAAAGGTCGAGTTTCCGATCATCGACGACGTTGCGATGAAGGTGGCGACGCTCTATGGCATGATCCAGCCCGGCGAGAGTCAGACGGCAGCCGTGCGGGCCGTCTTCTTCGTCGATCCGAAGGGCGTGCTGCGGGCGATGATCTACTATCCGCTGGCGCTGGGCCGCAATTTCGACGAGATCAAGCGCGTGCTGGTCGGCCTGCAGACCATCGACGCTTTCGGCATCGCACTGCCTGCCGACTGGCGTCCGGGCGACGAGGTGATCGTGCCGATGAAGGGCGACGATCAGGAGAAGATTCCCGAAGGGGCCAAGTGCTACGACTGGTTCTTCTGCACCAAGCCGCTCCCGAAAGAGGAGATCGAGAAGAAGATCGGCAAGTAG
- a CDS encoding 4Fe-4S binding protein, translating into MAKIKGTIVVDKERCKGCGVCASACPCDVLALSAEVNSKGYPVARMVNPDACTGCASCAVICPDSVITVYRQKFE; encoded by the coding sequence ATGGCTAAAATCAAAGGAACAATCGTTGTCGATAAAGAGCGCTGCAAGGGGTGCGGGGTCTGCGCCTCGGCCTGCCCGTGCGACGTGCTCGCTCTGTCGGCAGAGGTAAACAGCAAGGGCTACCCCGTGGCGCGGATGGTGAATCCCGATGCCTGCACGGGCTGCGCTTCGTGTGCGGTGATCTGTCCCGACAGCGTCATCACGGTTTATCGTCAAAAATTCGAATAG
- a CDS encoding 3-phosphoglycerate dehydrogenase has translation MKILVATEKPFAKKAVDGIRGIVEDAGYELALLEKYTDKSQLLEAVADADALIIRSDKVTAEVIAAAKNLKIVVRAGAGYDNVDLGAASARGIVVMNTPGQNSNAVAELALAMMIYMSRNRFTPGTGMEIQGKTLGIHAYGNVGKLVGRKGKALGMNVVAYDPFITDEAVFAADGVKKVASVEELYKASDFLSLHIPATEQTKGSIGYDLLMSMPKGATLVNTARKEVIDEAGLVRALTEREDLKYITDIAAGNQAELDEKFGKRVFATAKKMGAETAEANINAGLAAASQIVDFLKNGNTRFQVNK, from the coding sequence ATGAAAATACTGGTTGCAACGGAGAAGCCTTTTGCCAAGAAGGCCGTCGACGGAATCCGCGGGATCGTGGAAGATGCCGGCTATGAACTGGCGCTGCTCGAGAAATACACCGACAAGAGCCAACTGCTGGAGGCTGTGGCCGACGCGGATGCACTGATCATCCGCAGCGACAAGGTGACCGCCGAGGTCATCGCCGCGGCGAAAAACCTGAAGATCGTGGTCCGCGCCGGTGCGGGTTACGACAATGTGGACCTCGGGGCGGCTTCGGCGCGGGGCATCGTGGTGATGAACACCCCGGGCCAGAACTCCAACGCCGTAGCCGAGCTGGCGCTGGCCATGATGATCTACATGTCGCGGAACCGCTTCACCCCGGGTACGGGCATGGAAATTCAGGGCAAGACCCTCGGCATCCACGCTTACGGCAACGTCGGCAAGCTGGTCGGCCGCAAGGGAAAGGCGTTAGGCATGAATGTTGTCGCATACGATCCGTTCATCACCGACGAGGCGGTCTTCGCGGCCGACGGCGTGAAGAAGGTGGCGTCGGTCGAGGAGCTTTACAAGGCGTCCGACTTCCTGTCGCTGCACATTCCCGCCACGGAGCAGACCAAGGGTTCGATCGGCTACGACCTGCTGATGTCGATGCCCAAGGGCGCGACGCTGGTCAACACCGCCCGCAAGGAGGTGATTGACGAAGCCGGTCTGGTGCGTGCCCTGACCGAGCGCGAGGACCTGAAATATATCACCGACATCGCCGCCGGCAATCAGGCCGAGCTGGATGAGAAGTTCGGCAAACGGGTTTTCGCCACGGCGAAGAAGATGGGCGCCGAGACTGCCGAGGCCAACATCAACGCCGGTCTGGCGGCTGCCAGCCAGATCGTGGATTTCCTGAAGAACGGCAACACGCGTTTTCAGGTCAATAAATAG